One Setaria viridis chromosome 3, Setaria_viridis_v4.0, whole genome shotgun sequence DNA window includes the following coding sequences:
- the LOC117850345 gene encoding noroxomaritidine synthase — protein MTLQAMALPYLQELVISTLLVVSLCMYIKFWRLRNPLYPMDWPVVGMLPSIVANLHNFHDVLTVFLATNGCNFKARGPVASGMRFFVTAEPANVRHIFTSNHANYPKGEDFAEIFDIFSGTLFTIDGEAGRQQRAMFQNIFSNPRLLALMASCCRDKVVNGLLPFLTRMGSTRTTFDMQDLITRLVFDLTATPIFGVDPGCLSISMPSIHVATAMDTFMEVGLFRHTMPACFWKVMRRLNIGPERKLAMAQTVMHAFIREMTEKSKARCADLLDDVLAMDIISANPSVGRDDVLLRNVLINYMIAGRDTVGTTLPWVFYNLARNPRVVSCIRKELAPIASLKATALASNSISSMVVFDPKETEHLVYLQAALLESLRLYPPGPIERKVVLADDVLPSGHQLCSGETILISIYAMGRMESLWGKDCHVYRPERWLSEDGAKLRYVPSNKFMAFNTGPRMCLGKDIAIAQMKTIVAAVVWNFDMEVLEGQSIEPKLSCILQLKNGLMMMVKQRE, from the coding sequence ATGACATTGCAAGCAATGGCGTTGCCCTACTTGCAAGAACTAGTCATCTCCACACTTCTCGTTGTATCATTGTGCATGTACATTAAGTTCTGGAGGCTGAGAAACCCGTTGTACCCCATGGACTGGCCGGTTGTGGGCATGCTCCCTTCCATCGTTGCCAATCTCCACAACTTCCACGACGTACTCACTGTCTTCCTTGCCACCAACGGGTGTAACTTCAAGGCGCGAGGGCCGGTAGCAAGTGGCATGCGGTTCTTCGTCACCGCTGAACCGGCAAACGTCCGGCACATCTTCACCTCCAACCATGCAAACTACCCCAAGGGCGAGGATTTTGCTGAAATCTTCGACATCTTTAGCGGCACCCTCTTCACCATTGATGGTGAGGCCGGCCGCCAGCAGAGAGCCATGTTCCAGAACATCTTCAGCAATCCACGGTTACTTGCCTTGATGGCAAGTTGCTGCCGTGACAAGGTGGTGAACGGACTCCTCCCGTTCTTGACCCGCATGGGGAGCACCAGGACAACGTTCGACATGCAGGATTTGATCACAAGGTTGGTGTTCGACCTTACTGCCACGCCGATCTTCGGTGTCGACCCGGGTTGCCTGTCCATCAGCATGCCGTCTATCCATGTTGCAACCGCCATGGACACGTTCATGGAGGTCGGCTTATTCCGGCACACCATGCCGGCTTGTTTCTGGAAGGTGATGAGACGGCTAAACATCGGTCCAGAGAGGAAACTGGCCATGGCGCAAACAGTGATGCATGCTTTCATCAGGGAGATGACTGAGAAGTCGAAAGCCAGGTGCGCCGATCTCCTTGATGATGTGTTGGCCATGGACATTATTTCTGCTAACCCATCAGTGGGCAGAGACGATGTCCTACTACGTAATGTACTCATCAATTacatgatcgccgggcgggacACGGTTGGTACCACGCTACCGTGGGTATTCTACAACCTCGCCAGGAACCCCCGTGTGGTCTCTTGCATCCGCAAGGAACTGGCACCCATTGCATCACTCAAGGCCACTGCTCTCGCCTCCAATAGCATCAGCAGTATGGTCGTCTTTGATCCAAAGGAGACTGAACACCTAGTCTACCTTCAGGCAGCCTTATTGGAGTCGCTCAGGTTGTACCCACCAGGCCCGATCGAGCGCAAGGTGGTGCTAGCCGACGATGTGCTCCCAAGTGGTCACCAGTTGTGCTCCGGTGAAACCATCCTGATCTCCATCTATGCCATGGGTAGAATGGAATCCCTGTGGGGCAAGGATTGTCATGTGTACCGTCCGGAGAGGTGGCTGTCCGAGGACGGTGCTAAACTGCGTTACGTGCCGTCCAATAAATTCATGGCGTTTAACACAGGGCCGAGGATGTGCCTTGGCAAGGACATAGCAATTGCGCAGATGAAGACCATCGTTGCCGCGGTGGTGTGGAACTTTGATATGGAGGTGTTGGAAGGGCAGAGCATCGAGCCAAAGCTGTCGTGCATTCTTCAATTGAAGAACGGGCTCATGATGATGGTTAAGCAGAGAGAGTAA